Below is a genomic region from Actinomadura sp. NAK00032.
GACCCGGTGACGATCATGCAGCCGCGGACGAACCCGGAGCGCAGCAGCGACAGCCCGTAGTGGACGTCGTCGATGTCGGCGACGACGTTGAGGCGGTCGCGGTAGTTCGGCCCGTACCAGGTGGCGAGCAGGTCGGCGACCAGCCCGGCCGGCGGGACCACCAGCGGGACGCGCCCGAGCGCGCTGGTCGCGACGGGCCCGTCCGGCAGCTCGCTGTCCGGCAGGTTGGTCAGCAGCAGCGCCTGGCCCCGCGCGTACTCGATGACCTCGTACTCCCGCAGCCGCAGATCGCCCTCGGGGGTGCTGACGATGCTCCCGCAGACGAGGTCGACCTGCCGGTTCTCCAGCCGCGACCACACGTCCTTCGTACGGACGTGGGCGACCTTGAACTCCACCTCGCGCTGCCGGAACTCCTCCGACACCCGGTTCCAGGCCCGGGACACGATCGGCAGGGTGAACTCCGTGGTGCCCACGGTCAGCATCCGCCCGAGCCGGCGCCGGCTCAGATGAATGGACTCCAGCCATCTGTCGAACGTCATGCGCGCCAGCTCGACGGTGGCCTCGCCGGTGGGGGTGAACAGGAAGTCCTTGCCGCGCCCCTGGCGGACCGTCAGCACCTCGCCGCAGAGGTTCTGGCTGTTGCGGTTCAGGATGTCGAGCTGCTTCTGGACGCTGGACTGCTCGCGCCCCAGCAGCCGCGCGGCCCGCAGCGCGGACCCGGTCTCGTGCACCACCAGGAGCGTCCGCAGCTGGTCGAACGTCATGTCGAGCAGCCCGGACGGACCGTCCAGGAGGGCATCGAGGGTCGGTGACACGGTGAGGGACATTACTACCTGTTCGGCCGCCCGGCGGCAAATGTCCACGCGGCCAACTGACCGGGAACTGATGACATTTCCCACTGAACTTATCTAAAGATGTTCTTGCAAACAGCTGGACAGAGTTTTCTGACCTCTAGGACACTTTCGTTCGAGCCGCTCCTCGCCGCCGCCCTCCGTCCGAGCGGGCGGCGGCGTTCCGGGCGCGCCCCGGTGGTGCCGGCCACCGGGGCCGCCGCCCGGCGACCCGACTCCCGTTCGCCGCGGCACTTCTCCGCCGCGGCGCCGGGGCCGGACGCCGGTCCGTGCGCGGGGCCGCGCGCACGGGCCGGTCCGATCGTCCCGCCCGCGCCCACGGGGGCGCGCGGGCGGCCCACGATCACCCGCCCACCGCGCGCGCCCCGCCCGCGACGGCCCCGGCCGCGACGGCCCCGGCCGAACGGTGCGGAGCGCCCGGCCGCCGTTCCCGGGCCGGAGAATCGGTCGCCTTCGACCGTCCGGGCACCGATGAATCAGCGGGGGCACGAAGGTCTGTATGGACGCCGCGAGGACCGCGGCGTCCGAACCGACCGGAGGGAGCCGGCACATGCCCCGCGAAGCGCCCGCCAGTCCCCCGCACTACGACACGCCCGTGGCAGACGTGAGGGTCCGATGACGTCCCTCCAGGAGCGCCTCCAGGCCGCGGCCGATGACCTGATGGCGTCCGGTGCCGAGGTGGGCCTACAGGTCGCGGTCATCCATAACGGACGTACTGTCGCCGACGTGGTCGCCGGCAGGGCCACCCCTAGGCACGCGGTAACGCCCGACACGCTCTTCTACGCCGCCTCTACGGCCAAGGGCATGGCGTCCGCGGTGGCTCACGTGCTCGTAGAACGAGGCGAACTCACCTACGACATGCGTCTGGCCGACGTCTGGCCGGAGTTCGCCGCCCACGGCAAGGGCGAGACGACGCTCCGCCACGTCCTGCTGCACACCGCAGGCGTGCCCGCGCCCCCGTACGACACCACGGTCGCGGACCTGTGCGACTGGGACCACATGTGCGCGGTGCTCGCCGCGTCCGAACCCTGGTGGGAGCCGGGCACCCGCTTCGGCTACCACGCGCAGACGTTCGGGTTCCTGCTCGGCGAGACCGTACGCCGCGCCACCGGACGCACCCTCACGTGGTGGCTGCACGAGGCCGTCACGCGGCCGCTCCACGTCGAGGACGACGTGCACTTCGGAGTCCCCGCCGCGCACCTGCCCCGCGTCGCCCACCAGGAACCGCCGGCGGAACCGCCAGCCGAGCCGGATCCGGACGACCAGTCCCTCCCACCGGGGATCAGACCCGGCGCCGCATACGCCAACCGCCCGGACGTGCTCACCTCGGACATCCCGTCCGCCGGCACGATGACGGCCCGTGGGGCGGCCCGCGTCTACGCCGGCCTCCTGGGCCACGCCGACGGCGTCGACCTGGTCTCCCCCGCCCGCCTGACCGACATGGCGGCCGTCCACGTCGACGGCATGGACCAGGTCATGAACACGCCGGCGACCTGGGCGTTCGGGTTCAGCGACTACCGTCCCGCCCGCCCCCGCCCCGGATCGACGTTCGGCATGCCGGGCATGAACGGCTCGGCCGCCTACGCCGACATCGGCACGGGCGTGGCCGTCGCGGTGATGCGCAACCGCTTCACCCCCGACCTGACGGCGCTGACGCACATCGACCACATCATCCGCGACACCTTCGATCGGAGCGAGTGACATGCAGGATCCGACGCCCCACCTCGACGAACGCTTCAGCGACCCCGCCGCCCAGGCGACCCCCTGGGCCACCGTCCGCAAGGCCCTCGAAACCGCGCAGCTCTTCTGGATCACGACCGTCCGCGCCGACGGCCGCCCGCACGTGACGCCCCTGGTGGCGGTCTGGCTCGACGACGCCCTCCACTTCGGCACGGGCCCGGAGGAGCAGAAGGCGGTGAACCTCTCGCACAACCCCCAGGTCGTCCTCACCACCGGCTGCAACGACTGGACGCAGGGCCTCGACGTCATGGTCGAAGGCGAGGCCCGGCGCGTCACCGACCGTCCCACCCTCGAACGCCTCGCCGCCGTCTGGGCCACCAAGTGGACCGGCCAGTGGCAGTACCAGGTGGCCGACACCGGGTTCGTCCACAACGGCGGCGAGGCCCTCGTCCTGGCCGTGAAGCCGACCAAGATCCTCGCCTTCACCAAGGGCACCTTCACCCAGACCCGCTACGCCCCCTGACCGTCGCGTACTGGGGCGGGAGGAATATCGGCCAGGCAGGAGGTGTCGGGAACGCGCAGGTCGCGGATGAATCCCGTCTGGACGGCGGCCACGCAGCCGCTGGGCTCGTGTTCGGGCACGTGGCCGACGTTGGGCACCTCCACGACCGCGGCGCGGCGGAACTGGCGCGCGGCCTGCCGGCCCGTCTCGGTCGGAGTGTTGGCGTCCAGGTCGCCGGAGGTCACCAGGACGGGGACGTCGGGGAACGGCCCGCCGGTCGGCTGGCCCGTGCCGTGGCGGTCGGGCCAGCGGACGCAGGTGTTGCCCTGGTCGTAGCTCATGCTGGTCCAGGCCCGCTTGCCGAACGGCCAGTAGTCCCGCTCGGGCAGTGCGGCACGTCGGGCCGCGAACTGCCGGAGCCGGGCCGGGAGCGCCGCTGTGCGGTTCCACAGCGTCGGGTAGTCGTTGCAGACCACGGTCGCGGCCAGTTCGGGGTTGAAGGGCTGGGGGTCGTCCTGACGCAGTGAGGACCCGCTCAGCGGGGCCGTCTTCTGGGCGGCCTCGATCAGCAACGTGTTGTCGGAGCGCAGCGCGCCGCGGACCATCGCGGGGACGTCGCCGATGCCCGCGGGTGCCGTTTTGGCCAGCCCGTAGACGATGGAGGCCAGCGCGGTGTCGTCGATCCGCCGCCGCTGCCCGCCCAGCGTGTAGGGGACGGGACGGGTTCGCAGCCGCCGGGCGAGCCGCGCGGTGTCGCGAAGCACCTGGTCGCCGTCGCAGGCGCCGGCACTGCGTTCGCAGACCAGTCGCAGCGCCCGGCGCGCGGCCCGCACGTTGGGACGTCCCCACATGTCCACGGCGAGCGGGTAGGCGCTGGAGAGCACGACCGAGCGCACCCGCTCGGGGTGCCGTTTCGCGTAGACCGTCATCAGGTAGGTGCCGTAGGACTCCCCGAGCAGGTCCAGCCGCTCGATTCCCAGCTCGGCCCGGACGGCGTCGATGTCATCGGCGGTCTCGGCCGAGGTGTAGCCGCGCGCCGCAGCGCCCAGCCTCTGCCCGCACTCGCCGACCGCCCGCACGAACGCCTCACGTGTCGCGGGCAGCGAACCGAGTGCGCCGCAGCCGACCGGATCGGAGCGGTTGACCCCGCGCGGATCGACGAGCAGCAGGTCATGGTCCTTCAGCAGACCGCCGAACATCCGGGCATACGCGGAGGCGGACGCGATCGCGGAGTCGCCGGGGCCGCCGGGGTTGATCGTCACGGTCCCCTTGGCGGGCCGACCCGTATCTCGGTGCTTGATCAACGCGTAGGCCACGGTGATGTCCCCCAGGCCGGGACGGGCCCGCACCAGGGGCACCCGCACCGTCCCGCACACCGCACCCGACACGGGAACGCACTCGGCCGACGCCTTCTGCATCGTCCCGGCACGTCCCGTCGGCACGGCGACCAACCCGCCCGCCACCACCGCGGCGAGCCCGGCCACCAGCAGGCCGCTGCTCTTGGAGATCAACTTCATGCACGAAAGCCTGAACGGCACGGGATCGGCCACGCATCGTCCTGCACGGGTATCCCGCACCCCACACCTGAGAGGGAGACGGCACCACCCCTAGAGCCCGTCCCACACGCGAACGCCTCGCCGTCGCCCGCGCCACCGAGCGCACGGGCCAGCGGCAGTACCAGGTGGCCGGGGCACCGGCTTCGCGGGCTTTCACCCAAGTCCCGGCCATCGAGGCGGGCGAGCGCCCCTGATGTCCGTCCCCGGTGGCCCGTTCCGGCCGCAGGCGCGCCGCCCGGACCGGTTCGGCCGGACAATGCGGGCGTGATCGTCGCACGGGTACTCCTTCTCGCCACTGTGGCGGCGCTGGTCCTGGCACTCGGGATCGGGTTCCGGCCCGTCCACGCCGATGCCGGGTTCGGCATCGCCGACTGCGGGTCGGCGTTCCAGCCCGTCCACCCCACCGAAGACGAAGACGTCCTCTCCGACCCGACGGGCGCCATGATGGCGCTGGCGGAGGTGGCGGAGGCCAAATGCGAGGAGGCCCGCTCAGGGCCCGAGCAACTCGCGCGTGCCTGCCTGGCAGGCAGTGCGGTGCTACTGATCGCGGCAGTCGTATACGCGCGCCGACGCAGGGCCAGGCTGACGGAGCGCGAAGCCCACCACGCCTGAAGCCCATCACACCGACGCCGACCGCCTCACTCGAACCCGTTTGGGGCGGTTTCGTGGTGGCGCAGTGTGAACCAGAAGGTGGGCACCGGATTCGTACCGGGTGTGGTGTCGACCAGGTCCCAGCCGGCGAACCTGGTGCGCAACTCCTCGGCGGTGACGCCGGAGATCGGGTCGTCGAACGCCTCGGGGCCGTACCCGAACATCAGCAGCCGTGCGCCGGGGGCGGCGCGGTGGGTGAGTCCGGCGGCGTAGGCGTCGCGGCGGTGCGGCGGGATGCCGCAGTAGCAGCTCAGGTCGAAGAACAGGTCGTAGGGGCCGGGGACGTCCAGGTCATCGAGCCGGGTGGCGTCCCCGCACAGCACCCGTACCGCCGCCCCGGTCGCGGCGGCCTTGGCGCGGGCCTGGTCGACGGCCCGGTCGATCAGATCGACGGCAACGACGTCCCAGCCGTGCCGGGCGAGATATGTGGCGTTGGTCCCGGTGCCGCAGCCGAGTTCGAGGGCGCGGCCGGGTGGCAGCGCGCTGTCCCCCTCCACCAGGGCGACCAGCTCCGGCGGCGTCACTTCGGTGTCCCACGGCGGCTTGCCGGCCCGGTAGTAGCCCTCCAGTTCGCGGCGGACGGCCTCCTCTTGGTCGTGCTCCGTGCGGACATGGTCCGGGTCCGGTCGCTGAGCGGTGTTCGGCTGGTCCATCGCTTCCTCCTAGAGTAACTAGAGTGCATCTCTAGTGTTGAACTCTAGATATAGACTCGCGACATGGACACCGTCAAGCGGCCGGACAAGCGGGCCGAGCGCTCACGCCGCACCCGCGAGAAAGTCATCCAGGCGGCGCGGGAGCTGTTCCTCGCCCAGGGCTACGGGGCGACGAGCCTGCAGGAGATCGCCGACCGGGGCGGCGTGGCCGTGCAGACGATCTACTTCGTCTTCGGCAACAAGCGCACGCTGTTCAAGGACGTCGTCGACTCGTCCATCGCCGGTGACACCGAACCGGTGGCCACCATGGACCGGGAGTGGTTCCGCGCCGCCTGCGCCGCGCCCACCGCGGCCGGCCAGCTGCGCGCGCACGTCCGCGGCACCCGCGAGATCCTGGGCCGGGTGGCCCCGATCATGCCGCTGATCGCGGCCGCGGCGGCCACCGACCCGCAGATCGCCGCGCAATGGCCCGACGGCCCCGATCCGCGCTTCACCGTGCAGCACGCCGCGGCCGAGGCGCTGACCGGCAAGCCCGACGCCCGTCCCGACGTCTCCGTGGCGACGGCCGCCGACCTGCTGTTCGGGCTGCTCAGCCCACAGCTGTACCTGCTCTTCGTCCAGGACCGCGGCTGGTCACCGGACGAGTGGGAAGAGTGGGCCTGCGCCACCCTGACCACCCAACTCTGCACCAACGCCCCTGCGACAGGCCCGGACAGCCGCAGCTAGGACGACCACGCCCCACAAACCCCGTGATTACAGGTTCCCTGGGAAGCCGCGCGCCGAGCAGGCGACGCACATGGACCCGTAGACCCGTGGGCCAAGACATGCGGGTTCATCGCACTGCTCTGGAGCTCGTAGAAAACCTGACTCGCGACCCGCACCCCCAAGTATCCGAATTCGCCGGGCACGTGCTCGAGGCTTTCGGCGCCGGCGGCAATGAGCCCCGACCGGAAACTCCGCAGCTCGCTCCCGACTGGATAGGGGTCGGGGAGCGAGGCGGCGGACGTGTTGTCGTGCATGGCCGGTCGGGTCGCGCCGGCGCCGGGTCTCGGCTGGCCGTCGCGCTCGGGGTGCCGCGCCGTGCGGGGCGGCACGCTGCTTCGGGCGGGGAGCGGTGGTCAGCTGGGGGTGGCGAGGGTTAGGGGGAAGGTTGATTGGGCGCCTGCCTCCTTGAGGAGGCGGGTGGCGACGGTCATGGTCCAGCCTGTTTCTATGCGGTCGTCCACCAGGAGGATGTGGCCGGGGTTGGTTTGGAGGGCCTCGGCGAGGGGGGCCGGGACGGTCAGGCTCTGCCAGACCTGGTGGAGGCGTTGGGCGCTGTTGTGGCGGCGGGGGCCGGGGTCGCCGGCGGGGGCCAGTTCGCCCAGGTACGGGAGGCGGCCTATCTCGGCTATGCGGCGGCCGAACGTGGTGACCAGGCGCGGGCGGGAGCGGGAGCCGATCGTGACGACGCCGGTGGGGCGGGTGGCCCAGTCCCAGGCGGCGAGGACCTTGACGACGGCGTCCACCAGGTCGGCGGGGACGTCGGTGTCGTCCGCGGCGAACAGGTCGCGGAGGCGGTTGCCCCAGCCGATGTCGGTGAGGCGGCCGAGGGCGCGGCCCGTCTCGGCCTGGAGGTCGGGCTTGATGCGGCCGGAGACGCCGAGGTCGTCCTTGACACCGGTGGGCCACATGCGGCGGGGGGCGATGTCGACGCCGGGTCGGTGCAGGCGGTCGCGGGCGCGGGTCGCGCTGTCCTGGGCGACATCGGTGGGCCAGTGGCGGCCGGTGCAGTTGTCGCAGCGGCCGCAGGGGGCGGCGGCCGGGTCGTCGAGCTGGCGGCGCAGGTACTCCTCGCGGCAGCCCGTGGTGGCGATGTAGTCGAGCATCGCCTGCTGCTCGCGGCGGCGTTCGGCGGTGACGCGCTCGTAGCGTTCGCGGTCGTAGGTCCAGGGGCGGCCGGTGGACGTCCAACCGCCCTTGACGCGGCGGGCCGCGCCGTCCACGTCGAGGACCTTGAGCATCATCTCCAGGCGCGCCCGGGTGAGGTCGACCATCGGTTCGAGGGCGCCGGTGGACAGCGGGCGGTCGGTCGAGTCGAGGACCTCCAGGGTGGTGCGGACCGTCTGCTCCGGGGGGAACGCCAGGCTGGCGAAGTAGGCCCAGATGTCGCGGTCCTCCCGGCCGGGGAGGAGGATGACCTCGGCGCGGTCGACGCCGCGGCCGGCGCGGCCGATCTGCTGGTAGTAGGCCACCGGGGACTGCGGCGCGCCCATGTGGACGATGAAGCCGAGGTCGGGCTTGTCGAAGCCCATGCCGAGGGCGCTGGTCGCGACGAGGGCCTTGAGCTTGTTGTCCTGGAGGTCCTGCTCGGCCTGAAGGCGTTCGGCCTGCTCGGTCTGGCCGGAGTAGGCGGCGACCTCGTGGCCCCGGTCGCGGAGGTAGCCGGTGATCTCGTGGGCGGCGGCGACGGTGAGCGTGTAGATGATGCCGGAGCCGGGCAGGTCGGCGAGGTGCTCGCCGAGCCAGGCGATGCGCTGCTCGGCGGTGGGGAGCGCGGCGACGGCGAGGTGCAGCGACTCGCGTTCCAGCGGGCCGCGCAGGACGAGGGCGTCGTCGCCGGCGAGCTGCTCGGCGACGTCC
It encodes:
- a CDS encoding TetR/AcrR family transcriptional regulator; translation: MDTVKRPDKRAERSRRTREKVIQAARELFLAQGYGATSLQEIADRGGVAVQTIYFVFGNKRTLFKDVVDSSIAGDTEPVATMDREWFRAACAAPTAAGQLRAHVRGTREILGRVAPIMPLIAAAAATDPQIAAQWPDGPDPRFTVQHAAAEALTGKPDARPDVSVATAADLLFGLLSPQLYLLFVQDRGWSPDEWEEWACATLTTQLCTNAPATGPDSRS
- a CDS encoding methyltransferase domain-containing protein codes for the protein MDQPNTAQRPDPDHVRTEHDQEEAVRRELEGYYRAGKPPWDTEVTPPELVALVEGDSALPPGRALELGCGTGTNATYLARHGWDVVAVDLIDRAVDQARAKAAATGAAVRVLCGDATRLDDLDVPGPYDLFFDLSCYCGIPPHRRDAYAAGLTHRAAPGARLLMFGYGPEAFDDPISGVTAEELRTRFAGWDLVDTTPGTNPVPTFWFTLRHHETAPNGFE
- a CDS encoding ATP-dependent DNA helicase RecQ; the encoded protein is MSTSDGLRDDAERCLRALAGDHARLRDDQWTAISALVVDRRRALVVQRTGWGKSAVYFVATRLLRERGAGPTVIVSPLLALMRNQIEAADRAGIHARTINSSNTGDWEQIFAEVEAGAVDVLLVSPERLNNPDFRDLVLPKLAAGAGLVVVDEAHCISDWGHDFRPDYRRLRTLLAELPPGIPVLATTATANARVTQDVAEQLAGDDALVLRGPLERESLHLAVAALPTAEQRIAWLGEHLADLPGSGIIYTLTVAAAHEITGYLRDRGHEVAAYSGQTEQAERLQAEQDLQDNKLKALVATSALGMGFDKPDLGFIVHMGAPQSPVAYYQQIGRAGRGVDRAEVILLPGREDRDIWAYFASLAFPPEQTVRTTLEVLDSTDRPLSTGALEPMVDLTRARLEMMLKVLDVDGAARRVKGGWTSTGRPWTYDRERYERVTAERRREQQAMLDYIATTGCREEYLRRQLDDPAAAPCGRCDNCTGRHWPTDVAQDSATRARDRLHRPGVDIAPRRMWPTGVKDDLGVSGRIKPDLQAETGRALGRLTDIGWGNRLRDLFAADDTDVPADLVDAVVKVLAAWDWATRPTGVVTIGSRSRPRLVTTFGRRIAEIGRLPYLGELAPAGDPGPRRHNSAQRLHQVWQSLTVPAPLAEALQTNPGHILLVDDRIETGWTMTVATRLLKEAGAQSTFPLTLATPS
- a CDS encoding alpha/beta fold hydrolase — translated: MKLISKSSGLLVAGLAAVVAGGLVAVPTGRAGTMQKASAECVPVSGAVCGTVRVPLVRARPGLGDITVAYALIKHRDTGRPAKGTVTINPGGPGDSAIASASAYARMFGGLLKDHDLLLVDPRGVNRSDPVGCGALGSLPATREAFVRAVGECGQRLGAAARGYTSAETADDIDAVRAELGIERLDLLGESYGTYLMTVYAKRHPERVRSVVLSSAYPLAVDMWGRPNVRAARRALRLVCERSAGACDGDQVLRDTARLARRLRTRPVPYTLGGQRRRIDDTALASIVYGLAKTAPAGIGDVPAMVRGALRSDNTLLIEAAQKTAPLSGSSLRQDDPQPFNPELAATVVCNDYPTLWNRTAALPARLRQFAARRAALPERDYWPFGKRAWTSMSYDQGNTCVRWPDRHGTGQPTGGPFPDVPVLVTSGDLDANTPTETGRQAARQFRRAAVVEVPNVGHVPEHEPSGCVAAVQTGFIRDLRVPDTSCLADIPPAPVRDGQGA
- a CDS encoding pyridoxamine 5'-phosphate oxidase family protein, yielding MQDPTPHLDERFSDPAAQATPWATVRKALETAQLFWITTVRADGRPHVTPLVAVWLDDALHFGTGPEEQKAVNLSHNPQVVLTTGCNDWTQGLDVMVEGEARRVTDRPTLERLAAVWATKWTGQWQYQVADTGFVHNGGEALVLAVKPTKILAFTKGTFTQTRYAP
- a CDS encoding LysR family transcriptional regulator; translation: MSPTLDALLDGPSGLLDMTFDQLRTLLVVHETGSALRAARLLGREQSSVQKQLDILNRNSQNLCGEVLTVRQGRGKDFLFTPTGEATVELARMTFDRWLESIHLSRRRLGRMLTVGTTEFTLPIVSRAWNRVSEEFRQREVEFKVAHVRTKDVWSRLENRQVDLVCGSIVSTPEGDLRLREYEVIEYARGQALLLTNLPDSELPDGPVATSALGRVPLVVPPAGLVADLLATWYGPNYRDRLNVVADIDDVHYGLSLLRSGFVRGCMIVTGSIGRGMAAQDDPDAVPLRAIGLHDDLEPKAELMTGAFVRRADLERYGPGHPLNRLWAAVKEDVRTYTPLA
- a CDS encoding serine hydrolase gives rise to the protein MTSLQERLQAAADDLMASGAEVGLQVAVIHNGRTVADVVAGRATPRHAVTPDTLFYAASTAKGMASAVAHVLVERGELTYDMRLADVWPEFAAHGKGETTLRHVLLHTAGVPAPPYDTTVADLCDWDHMCAVLAASEPWWEPGTRFGYHAQTFGFLLGETVRRATGRTLTWWLHEAVTRPLHVEDDVHFGVPAAHLPRVAHQEPPAEPPAEPDPDDQSLPPGIRPGAAYANRPDVLTSDIPSAGTMTARGAARVYAGLLGHADGVDLVSPARLTDMAAVHVDGMDQVMNTPATWAFGFSDYRPARPRPGSTFGMPGMNGSAAYADIGTGVAVAVMRNRFTPDLTALTHIDHIIRDTFDRSE